A single Dermacentor variabilis isolate Ectoservices chromosome 9, ASM5094787v1, whole genome shotgun sequence DNA region contains:
- the LOC142558079 gene encoding putative serine carboxypeptidase CPVL — MQMLLYIFALDLRVSRELWSSLQIYTKRRTFGPHSACSLSGLGAMKLYRATTVFLISALAWTRCMSGGGAKIQGALPQQTMDFGDLLLPATSDQIPEAKLKEMRNASRVVLPAPCAKVEAYSGFIPVDTVNTSTHSTYLFFLHLKSQANSSMKPLLLWLQGGPGMSGLFGQFLENGPLGIDAGGTLYHRRHSLLSKFNIIYLDAPVGSGYSFEKTGKYPTTLEEAAMHTVRFLRRFVRIFPEYKGREFFVAGESYGARSAIGVAHKLLTRQPQELPLRLKGVMLGVGFVFPLLEIINSADYLYCSGLLDEHGRTTFAQQFEKIQGLVTAGNVTAAAGLLGQTVLNIHPGGKKSLFEELTGFQHHGSVVRFRTSRESEQYMQYANSPEFKNMIHVAPSRTLGATRSQVAMSLAVGDFFVDKTQTLVDVLNQVHVLFYTAQLDAVFPATNMERSFRKLEWRGSALFKTAVRRPWYKTGSANRELMGYEKLVGAVMYSTVLFGGHLVSFDQSAAVSDMYGRFLHFTAVGSGNVPGQKCGNGKMPC; from the exons ATGCAAATGCTCTTATACATTTTTGCACTCGACCTGCGCGTAAGCAGGGAGCTTTGGAGCTCTCTCCAGATATATACAAAAAGGCGCACATTTGGGCCACATTCGGCTTGTTCACTCTCTGGTTTAGGAGCGATGAAACTGTACAGAGCCACGACAGTCTTTTTGATTTCAGCGCTAGCCTGGACACGATGCATGTCCGGTGGCGGAGCCAAGATACAAGGCGCGCTTCCCCAGCAAAC catggaTTTCGGTGATCTCCTGCTCCCGGCTACCAGTGACCAAATACCAGAGGCGAAACTTAAAGAAATGAGAAATGCCAGCCGTGTAGTCTTGCCTGCACCATGCGCTAAGGTCGAAGCGTACTCTGGATTCATTCCTGTGGACACAGTCAATACCTCTACGCATTCTACGTACTTGTTCTTCTTACACCTCAAGTCACAG GCGAACTCTAGCATGAAACCTCTTTTGTTGTGGTTGCAAGGAGGTCCCGGAATGTCTGGTCTATTTGGCCAGTTCCTAGAAAATGGCCCCCTGGGAATCGATGCTGGCGGAACATTGTACCATAGAAGGCATAGTCTGCTGTCGAAATTCAACATCATCTACTTGGACGCGCCTGTAGGATCGGGATACAGTTTCGAGAAAACGGGCAAATACCCTACTACGCTCGAGGAAGCCGCTATGCACACCGTCAGATTCCTGAGGAGGTTCGTGCGAATTTTTCCCGAGTACAAGGGAAGGGAGTTCTTCGTCGCTGGAGAATCTTACGGAG caaGATCAGCAATTGGTGTGGCACATAAACTGCTGACGCGGCAACCGCAGGAGTTGCCTTTGCGCTTGAAAGGAGTGATGCTTGGCGTCGGTTTTGTCTTCCCGCTTTTAGAAATCATCAACTCAGCCGATTACCTCTACTGCTCAGGCCTGCTAGATGAACACGGTCGCACTACGTTCGCTCAACAGTTTGAGAAAATACAAGGTTTGGTCACGGCAGGAAATGTTACCGCCGCTGCGGGACTGCTGGGCCAAACAGTTCTCAACATTCATCCGGGCGGAAAGAAGAGCTTGTTCGAGGAACTGACGGGGTTCCAGCACCACGGAAGCGTAGTAAGATTTCGGACATCGAGAGAGTCTGAGCAGTACATGCAATACGCGAACAGCCCGGAGTTCAAGAACATGATTCACGTTGCTCCCTCTAGGACCCTCGGCGCGACGAGGTCTCAAGTTGCAATGAGCTTGGCTGTCGGAGACTTCTTCGTTGACAAGACGCAAACATTAGTGGACGTGCTTAACCAAGTTCACGTCCTCTTTTATACAGCGCAACTGGACGCCGTATTTCCGGCCACTAACATGGAACGTTCTTTCAGGAAATTAGAGTGGCGAGGGTCAGCCCTGTTCAAGACAGCTGTTCGACGGCCTTGGTACAAAACAGGTAGTGCAAATCGGGAACTCATGGGTTACGAGAAATTGGTAGGGGCCGTTATGTACAGCACCGTGCTATTCGGCGGCCATCTTGTGTCATTCGATCAATCGGCTGCTGTGAGTGACATGTACGGTCGGTTTTTACATTTTACTGCTGTGGGGTCTGGGAATGTGCCCGGCCAGAAATGTGGAAACGGCAAGATGCCTTGCTGA